In Oceaniferula marina, the following proteins share a genomic window:
- a CDS encoding polysaccharide lyase family 8 super-sandwich domain-containing protein produces MSNIKIPTIVSLCLISIPALLPCNAAPPAEPKTSWPDVESFEGKSLPAYVTSEKSSIELSSEHIQDGKQSLKWTLQNGASLKFATGPLGNVNVYTGYGGYSRSSLTLPVKLTGLSKTAKLTVEFRAGDEAAGHYDIPFAHVGWQQLVHHYTWHTKIKWTKGNLRSKLDNIVIRASGIEGSTHAYFDAIRFNHPRDFRDARNPVLQAWAPKKPNFTGKPNPGPEELAKLQTLETFFTPRPNTGASAKHWQNEIKRINQRIEKESLGHGNPISKNLGHYFGFLNLIADRYATCPSPEYKNQFAKQFITINHWMQEQGLVVNGSCGKANNYVGRTYVDAVTKAREALAKDGSLQRSLAYIKWSYHYDDRFFRPGKKGEESDFGIGQVVSMDYLHNEARRMLQIALMHRDTTERFHHVNHFRTVLSNQITASIKPDGSLFHHGFHYFAYGTMGMNSISGTLLELSKAGLPVSRPALDAIKLGIMRMRWYSGGDTVMLALCGRHPSGTQRIPAEAFLKLAQAYAPYLEGKWDPEMVAAYLRFRPAKAVEKRFHGYQQESHPHGHVSMPYAGLGLHRRSHWLAGVKGFSQYVSAGESYANANRFGMYLSNGFLEIHSHPRPLPSVHGSGTLPDQGWNWCALDGTTSIHAPLSNIANGNGTRIERSGGSFNGGLSHDGRNGLFVLNLDSPMQAHRCREKGSKGGPFKARKSWFFFDQHIICLGTGIQTDQIQYPVRTTLFQKHLNGEHTTTIANAETITLGEKTNIRSFPKGHATFTDPYGNGYIVRNSDPIQLTVGQQQSRSGYDKVDTQGAYATAWIDHGPNPKNAQYEYVILPQTNEEELQTFAKQLKVSDPAPYQVLHQSQQAHVVYHRSSNTIGYAIFETPTTDQPEPWLSKGPLASVSQTCLVMIEENEQQVIVSLTDPNIRPKEKTPTNIRITLRGTLSRTTDEQASYSIVQNENDHTSITVPVLHGESHTLYLNKR; encoded by the coding sequence ATGTCCAATATCAAAATCCCCACGATTGTATCCCTCTGCCTCATCTCGATCCCCGCGCTACTTCCCTGCAATGCGGCGCCCCCCGCTGAACCAAAAACATCATGGCCGGATGTCGAATCCTTCGAGGGAAAATCCCTCCCTGCCTATGTTACGTCGGAAAAAAGTAGTATCGAACTCAGCAGTGAACACATTCAAGACGGCAAACAGTCGCTGAAATGGACACTTCAGAATGGGGCCAGCTTGAAATTTGCCACCGGTCCACTCGGCAACGTCAACGTCTACACTGGCTACGGCGGATATTCCCGGTCCTCTCTCACCCTGCCCGTCAAACTCACTGGATTATCAAAGACGGCAAAACTCACCGTCGAATTTCGCGCTGGAGACGAGGCGGCCGGCCACTATGACATCCCCTTCGCCCACGTCGGCTGGCAACAACTCGTCCACCATTACACATGGCATACCAAGATCAAATGGACCAAGGGAAACCTTCGCTCCAAACTCGACAACATCGTCATCCGTGCCAGTGGTATCGAAGGTAGCACCCATGCCTATTTCGATGCCATCCGTTTCAATCACCCGAGGGATTTTCGTGATGCCCGCAACCCGGTCCTCCAAGCCTGGGCTCCCAAAAAACCAAATTTCACAGGCAAACCCAATCCCGGACCCGAGGAGCTGGCCAAACTCCAGACTCTGGAAACCTTTTTTACCCCACGCCCCAACACCGGAGCCTCTGCAAAACACTGGCAGAACGAAATCAAGCGCATCAACCAGCGCATCGAAAAGGAATCCCTGGGCCATGGAAACCCAATCAGCAAAAATCTCGGTCACTATTTCGGCTTCCTCAACCTGATCGCCGACCGCTACGCCACCTGCCCCAGCCCGGAATACAAAAACCAATTCGCCAAACAGTTCATCACCATCAATCACTGGATGCAGGAACAAGGGCTCGTCGTCAACGGTAGCTGCGGTAAAGCCAATAACTATGTCGGCCGCACTTATGTTGATGCCGTCACCAAAGCTCGAGAAGCCCTGGCTAAAGATGGCTCCTTGCAACGCTCACTCGCCTACATCAAATGGTCCTACCACTATGACGACCGCTTTTTCCGGCCGGGAAAGAAGGGAGAGGAATCCGACTTCGGCATCGGGCAGGTCGTCTCCATGGATTACCTTCACAACGAAGCCAGACGCATGCTGCAAATCGCCCTCATGCATCGAGATACCACCGAGCGCTTCCACCATGTCAATCACTTCAGAACCGTCCTCTCCAATCAAATCACAGCCAGCATCAAACCCGACGGTTCACTCTTCCATCACGGGTTTCATTATTTTGCCTATGGCACCATGGGGATGAACTCCATCTCGGGCACTCTCCTCGAACTCTCCAAAGCAGGACTCCCGGTAAGCCGCCCCGCCCTCGACGCCATCAAGCTCGGTATCATGCGCATGCGCTGGTACTCCGGGGGCGACACCGTCATGCTCGCCCTCTGCGGTCGTCACCCCAGTGGAACCCAACGGATCCCTGCCGAGGCGTTCCTCAAGTTGGCTCAGGCCTATGCTCCCTATCTGGAAGGAAAATGGGATCCCGAAATGGTCGCCGCCTACCTCAGGTTCCGACCTGCAAAAGCCGTGGAAAAACGCTTCCATGGATACCAACAAGAGAGTCACCCTCATGGCCATGTCAGCATGCCCTATGCGGGGCTCGGCCTGCACCGACGTTCGCATTGGCTCGCCGGAGTCAAAGGCTTCAGTCAGTATGTTTCAGCTGGTGAAAGCTATGCGAATGCCAACCGCTTCGGCATGTATCTCTCCAATGGTTTCCTCGAAATCCACAGCCACCCCCGACCGCTGCCATCGGTTCACGGGAGCGGTACGCTTCCTGATCAAGGATGGAATTGGTGCGCCTTGGATGGGACCACCAGCATCCATGCTCCACTCTCGAACATTGCCAACGGCAACGGTACCCGGATCGAACGCAGCGGGGGCAGCTTCAACGGCGGACTGAGTCACGACGGAAGGAACGGTCTGTTTGTGCTCAACCTCGACAGCCCGATGCAGGCCCATCGCTGCCGTGAAAAAGGAAGCAAGGGTGGCCCCTTTAAAGCTCGTAAATCATGGTTCTTTTTCGATCAGCATATCATCTGCCTCGGCACCGGAATCCAGACAGATCAAATTCAATATCCTGTCCGCACCACCTTGTTTCAAAAACATCTTAACGGCGAACACACAACGACCATCGCCAATGCTGAAACCATTACCCTTGGTGAAAAAACAAACATCCGCTCCTTCCCCAAAGGTCACGCCACCTTCACCGACCCTTATGGCAACGGCTACATCGTCCGCAACTCAGATCCCATCCAGCTCACCGTTGGCCAACAGCAGTCGCGCAGCGGCTACGACAAAGTCGATACCCAAGGGGCCTATGCCACCGCCTGGATCGACCATGGACCCAACCCCAAAAACGCACAATACGAGTACGTCATTCTCCCCCAAACCAATGAGGAAGAACTACAAACGTTTGCCAAACAACTCAAGGTGTCGGATCCAGCCCCCTATCAAGTCCTCCACCAGAGTCAACAGGCCCATGTCGTTTACCACCGGAGCAGCAATACCATCGGCTACGCTATCTTCGAAACCCCGACCACCGATCAACCCGAACCATGGCTCTCAAAAGGGCCGCTTGCCAGCGTCTCCCAAACCTGTCTGGTCATGATCGAGGAAAATGAACAACAAGTCATCGTTAGCCTAACAGATCCAAACATCCGACCGAAAGAGAAGACTCCAACCAACATCCGTATTACCCTGCGTGGCACCCTTTCTCGAACAACGGATGAGCAAGCATCCTATAGCATCGTGCAGAATGAAAACGACCACACCAGCATCACCGTCCCGGTGCTACACGGAGAGTCCCATACCTTATATCTCAACAAGCGCTAA
- a CDS encoding DNA polymerase Y family protein yields MSELPLTALFVDFDAYFASAEQHMRPELRGQAVGVVPVMAESSCCIAASYEAKAQGVKTGTRVSDARRMCPGIRIVQAQPARYVELHHRLVAAVETCIHVEAVLSIDEMWCWLPYNWREHETVLRVGREIKEAVCRDVSPWIRASVGVAPNRWLAKMASKMRKPDGLLVIEERDLPEILYDLSLRDLHGVGQAMELRLHAHGIHDVRTLCGLDRQRLHTAWGSVEGDRLWLQLRGQEVPDDPLIGQVQRSIGHSHVLPPDKRGPDGALAVLHKLTQKAAQRLRHHGRLAAKLGISLRYVRGGKWGREMGFEPCDDSLVFAKVLAHLWKMRPAHEAKLLKVSVVLDRLTHQGNYTPSLFGMGDGGGGTVGEDVECRSDLNASMDVLVRKFGRQAIYLGGAHAAIDAAPMRISFSHVPDLDVEQ; encoded by the coding sequence ATGAGTGAGCTACCCTTGACCGCCTTGTTTGTGGATTTTGATGCGTATTTTGCCTCTGCGGAGCAGCACATGCGGCCGGAATTGCGTGGGCAGGCGGTTGGTGTTGTGCCGGTAATGGCGGAGAGCTCATGCTGTATCGCGGCGAGTTATGAGGCGAAGGCTCAGGGAGTGAAGACGGGGACCCGGGTCAGTGATGCGCGGCGGATGTGTCCGGGGATTCGGATCGTGCAGGCACAACCGGCGCGTTATGTGGAGCTTCACCATCGACTTGTGGCGGCGGTGGAAACCTGCATTCATGTGGAGGCCGTGTTATCGATCGACGAGATGTGGTGTTGGTTGCCTTATAATTGGCGGGAACACGAGACGGTGTTGCGGGTGGGTCGAGAAATCAAAGAGGCGGTGTGCCGGGATGTCAGTCCATGGATTCGGGCCTCGGTAGGGGTAGCACCCAATCGTTGGCTCGCAAAAATGGCATCAAAGATGCGGAAGCCGGATGGTTTGCTGGTGATTGAAGAGAGAGACCTGCCGGAAATTTTATATGACCTTTCCCTGAGGGATTTGCATGGAGTGGGGCAGGCGATGGAACTGCGCCTGCATGCACATGGGATCCATGATGTACGGACGTTGTGTGGGCTCGATCGTCAACGCTTGCATACGGCCTGGGGGAGTGTGGAGGGAGACCGTTTGTGGCTTCAGCTTCGGGGGCAGGAAGTTCCGGATGATCCGTTGATTGGTCAGGTGCAGCGCAGTATTGGCCATAGCCATGTGTTGCCTCCCGACAAGCGGGGCCCCGACGGAGCTCTGGCGGTGTTGCACAAATTGACCCAGAAGGCGGCTCAGCGTTTGAGGCATCATGGTCGGCTTGCGGCCAAACTCGGTATTTCCCTGCGGTATGTACGTGGAGGGAAATGGGGGCGGGAGATGGGTTTTGAGCCTTGTGATGATTCCCTGGTTTTTGCCAAAGTTCTGGCTCACCTATGGAAGATGCGACCGGCGCACGAAGCGAAATTGTTGAAGGTGTCGGTGGTGTTGGACCGCTTGACCCATCAGGGTAATTATACGCCTTCTTTGTTTGGTATGGGGGATGGCGGAGGAGGGACCGTGGGGGAAGATGTTGAGTGCCGCAGTGATCTGAATGCCTCGATGGATGTTTTGGTAAGAAAATTCGGGAGACAGGCGATTTACCTTGGCGGAGCGCATGCTGCTATTGATGCGGCACCGATGCGGATTTCGTTCAGCCACGTGCCGGATCTGGATGTGGAGCAGTGA
- a CDS encoding beta-galactosidase, with the protein MSTQKWTAWRKPVGLILAMVQIGGAMLATADEANNTPERPAKQFSHPERIRYDGDCFQIEGKDTFVYSAAFHYYRTPKELWRERLDKIKQAGFNTIETYVPWNWHERELPKGLDDYSQVDVRELEAFLKLVHEEYEMYSIVRPGPFICAEWAGGGYPRWLAKFIPDMSKEGMPKLWLRSDDQAHIDWSVHWYRAVCPLFAKHQLSRKKPGEKGIILVQIENEYNHHGTPGKEKVMRALFQAVVDSGVDVPIFTCLTNECRGSSDPVLSQVFDSDNYYIGHSKAGDCAYRMASLKKAQPDAPGLVCELQGGWFSTVGGGLSEDHYSDAKHYQAINIMSMLGGATCLNPYMFVGGTHFAGWGARGQTTSYDYNAAIRESGAVGDKYLAAKALGGFIREHEARLVRAHGGPCEIESAPKSLTGGVRVAPDGTRFVFVHNADSKQSVKGTFTLKPGAGTRPRGPVYNIDQHGNKVLIEVDKESAQATDIASFAVELSLAPMDSKILVIEPGKKAGQGSWYPKTQKDIARPQSLPKSVRIATALKQEDPSSGEWKPFVDGTSLSEMMVSDHRYVRYKSQVTLSADEVKALSQLNIRSFSRDMINARVNGKVAKRLSPDTKVADIAGRHLKTSFERIGAKEYDNQFSVEGLLQAGENTIELVYENIGHEHGYVPMEQLSGVDHAGLSASSDDIQNPLSLQVSLDLGGVQAGWTAPGFVAKGNGWQKVALDTEMEIPRKGRELQPKDQTQDGLLTWYRLEFELPAEDPKVWVPWLLRINASGNGYMWINGHNIGRHYQHGQQRDYFLPGCWLKFGQGQKNVMMLGLRQTSHGAQLKAAEICPYPDAAEVIED; encoded by the coding sequence ATGAGCACACAGAAATGGACGGCTTGGAGGAAACCCGTTGGCCTGATCTTGGCAATGGTTCAGATCGGGGGAGCAATGCTTGCGACAGCAGATGAGGCAAACAACACGCCGGAGCGGCCGGCGAAGCAGTTTAGTCACCCGGAGCGAATTCGCTACGACGGCGATTGTTTTCAGATCGAGGGCAAGGATACTTTTGTTTACAGTGCGGCTTTTCACTACTACCGCACGCCCAAGGAGCTTTGGCGCGAGCGCCTCGATAAGATCAAGCAGGCCGGGTTCAACACGATCGAGACCTATGTCCCGTGGAATTGGCACGAGCGGGAGCTGCCGAAGGGGCTGGATGATTATTCCCAGGTGGATGTCCGTGAGCTCGAGGCCTTTCTCAAGCTGGTTCACGAGGAGTATGAGATGTATTCAATCGTGCGCCCCGGACCGTTTATCTGTGCCGAATGGGCTGGTGGCGGCTACCCGCGTTGGCTGGCCAAATTTATCCCGGACATGAGCAAGGAGGGGATGCCAAAACTTTGGCTGCGCAGTGATGATCAGGCACACATCGATTGGTCGGTTCACTGGTATCGTGCAGTTTGCCCTTTGTTTGCAAAGCATCAACTGAGTCGGAAGAAGCCGGGTGAAAAAGGAATCATTCTGGTGCAGATTGAAAATGAATACAACCACCACGGGACGCCGGGTAAGGAGAAGGTGATGCGCGCCTTGTTCCAGGCTGTGGTCGATTCCGGTGTGGATGTGCCGATTTTTACTTGTCTGACCAATGAATGCCGCGGCAGCTCCGATCCGGTGTTGTCTCAGGTGTTCGACAGCGATAACTATTACATTGGCCACAGCAAGGCCGGGGACTGCGCCTATCGTATGGCCAGTTTGAAGAAGGCGCAGCCGGACGCACCCGGACTGGTGTGCGAACTGCAAGGGGGGTGGTTTTCGACTGTCGGCGGTGGCTTGAGCGAAGATCACTACTCGGATGCCAAGCATTATCAGGCGATCAATATCATGTCGATGCTCGGTGGGGCGACGTGTCTGAACCCCTACATGTTTGTCGGAGGCACCCACTTTGCCGGTTGGGGGGCACGTGGCCAGACGACCTCTTATGATTACAATGCGGCGATCCGTGAGTCGGGTGCCGTGGGGGACAAATATCTTGCCGCTAAAGCGCTTGGCGGATTTATCCGAGAGCACGAAGCTCGACTGGTCAGAGCCCACGGTGGTCCTTGCGAGATTGAATCGGCACCGAAGTCATTGACCGGAGGCGTGCGTGTGGCACCTGACGGGACTCGTTTTGTGTTTGTGCACAATGCTGATAGCAAGCAGAGCGTGAAGGGCACCTTTACGCTGAAGCCCGGAGCCGGAACCCGCCCACGTGGCCCGGTCTACAACATTGACCAGCACGGCAACAAGGTGCTGATCGAGGTGGACAAGGAGTCCGCACAGGCAACCGACATCGCATCGTTTGCGGTGGAGTTGTCGCTTGCGCCGATGGATTCGAAAATCCTGGTGATTGAGCCTGGGAAAAAAGCCGGGCAGGGAAGCTGGTATCCCAAGACACAGAAGGACATCGCGCGCCCTCAATCGCTACCGAAGTCGGTCCGAATCGCAACAGCCCTGAAACAGGAAGATCCGTCGTCCGGAGAATGGAAACCGTTTGTGGACGGAACCTCGCTGTCGGAGATGATGGTCAGCGACCACCGGTACGTGCGTTACAAGAGTCAGGTGACATTAAGCGCTGATGAAGTGAAGGCGTTGAGCCAACTTAATATTCGTTCGTTCAGTCGCGATATGATCAATGCCCGGGTGAATGGGAAAGTGGCCAAACGCCTGAGCCCGGACACCAAGGTGGCGGATATTGCAGGTCGGCATTTGAAGACCTCATTCGAACGGATTGGGGCCAAGGAATACGACAACCAGTTTAGCGTGGAGGGCCTGCTTCAGGCGGGAGAAAATACGATTGAGCTGGTGTATGAAAATATAGGTCACGAGCATGGTTATGTGCCGATGGAGCAGCTTTCCGGGGTGGATCACGCCGGCTTGTCGGCATCGTCTGATGACATTCAAAATCCGCTTTCTTTGCAGGTTTCCCTGGATCTGGGTGGCGTGCAGGCCGGTTGGACGGCTCCCGGTTTTGTTGCCAAAGGAAACGGTTGGCAGAAGGTGGCATTGGATACCGAAATGGAAATCCCACGGAAGGGGCGGGAGCTGCAGCCGAAGGATCAAACTCAGGATGGATTGCTGACATGGTACCGCCTGGAGTTCGAGTTGCCGGCGGAGGATCCCAAGGTCTGGGTGCCCTGGCTGCTGAGAATCAATGCCTCGGGCAATGGCTACATGTGGATCAACGGCCACAATATCGGTCGCCACTACCAGCACGGGCAGCAGCGCGATTACTTTTTACCCGGCTGCTGGCTGAAGTTCGGTCAGGGGCAGAAAAATGTGATGATGCTCGGTCTGCGCCAGACCTCACACGGTGCCCAGCTCAAGGCGGCTGAAATATGCCCCTACCCCGATGCGGCGGAAGTGATTGAAGATTGA